In Anomalospiza imberbis isolate Cuckoo-Finch-1a 21T00152 unplaced genomic scaffold, ASM3175350v1 scaffold_1326, whole genome shotgun sequence, the DNA window GGACACCCCCGGTGACAACAGTGACACCACCGGTGACACCCCCTGGGCCaccagggacaccccctgggccaccagggccaccactGACACGGCCAGGGCCACCTGCGTCACCAGGTCCAGCAGCCAGTGGTCCtgggagggggacagggacacccctggTGGCACCGGTGACACCACCAGTGACACCCCCtgggccaccagggccaccaccAACACGGCCAGGGCCACCTGCGTCACCAGGTCCAGCAGCCAGTggtcctggggaggggacagggacacccccggtGACAACAGTGACACCACCGGTGACACCCCCTGGGCCaccagggacacccccggggccaccagggacaccccctgggccaccagggccaccagtgACACGGCCAGGGCCACCTGCGTCACCAGGTCCAGCAGCCAGTGGTCCtgggagggggacagggacacccctggTGGCACCGGTGACACCACCAGTGACACCCCCtgggccaccagggccaccaccGACACGGCCAGGGCCACCTGCGTCACCAGGTCCAGCAGCCAGTGGTCCtgggagggggacagggacacccccggtgacaccagggacaccacCGGTGACACCCCCTGGGCCaccagggacaccccctgggCCACCAGGGACATCCCCTGGGCCACCATTGACActcccagggccaccagggccaccaccAACACGGCCAGGGCCACCTGCGTCACCAGGTCCAGCAGCCAGTGgtcctgggaggggacagggacacccctggTGGCACCGCTGACacccccagggccaccagggacaccccctgggccaccagggacaccccctgggCCACTAGGGCCACCACCAACACGGCCAGGGCCACCTGCGTCACCAGGTCCAGCAGCCTGTGGTCCtgggagggggacagggacaccccctgggccaccagggccaccCCCGGGGCCACCAGGGCCACCCCTGGGGCCACCAGTGACACTCCCTGGGCCACCAGGGACACACCCAGGGCCACCGGTGACACCCCCTGGGCCACCAGAGCCACCCCTGGGGCCACCGGTGACACCCCCAGGGCCACCGGTGACACCCCTTGGGccaccagggacacccccagggccACCAGTGACACTCCCTGGGCCACCAGGGCCACTGCCGGGGCcaccagggccagcagccagtGGTCCCggggtgcagggacaggggttggggacacccccagggccaccagagccaccccagggccaccaggggacccctgggacccccccagagcctgcccaggaatttggggtggttttggggtgattttggggaggttttggggtggattttggggtgattttggggtgattttgggtcattttccggggtggattttggggtattttggggtgattttggggtgattttggggtggttttggggtgatttttggggtgatttgggggtggttttggggtgaatttggggtggttttggggtgtttttttttgggtggttttttggggtgattttggggtggttttgggtgattttggggtgattttggggtggttttggggtgatttttggggtggttttggggtgaaattggGGTaatttttgggtgattttggggtggttttggggtggttttggggtggttttggggtgattttggggtgttttggggcaTTTCccggggtgattttggggtgattttggggtggttttggggtgattttggggtgatttttggggtggttttggggtgaaattggGGTaatttttgggtgattttggggtggtttttttgggtgattttggggtggttttttgggggtgattttggggtggttttggggtgttttttggggtggttttggagtgattttggggtgtttttgggatgatttttggggtggtttcggAGGTTTTTGGGCACCTGGATCTCGTTGAAGGCCAGCAGAACGGCAAAGCTCATCTGGTGATTTCGGGgtatttttggggcagtttttggggttatttcagggacattttggggttaTTTCAAGGACATTTTTGGGTTATTTCAAGGATATTTTCAGGCTatttttgggacattttggggcaatttttggggtgatttcaaGGACATTTTGGGGCTATTTCAAGGACATTTTTGGGTTATTTCAAGGATATTTTCAGGCtatttttggggcattttgaggcagtttttggggttatttcaaggacattttcaggctatttttggggtgtttttggggcgGTTTCGGGGGTTTTTGGGCACCTGGATCTCGTTGAAGGCCAGCAGAACGGCAAAGCTCGTCAGGTGATTTCGGGgtatttttggggcagtttttggggttatttcagggacattttggggctATTTCTAGGACATTTTGGAGTTATTTCAAGGACATTTTTGGGTTATTTCAAGGACATTTTCAGGCtatttttggggcattttggggcagtttttggggtgatttcaaGGACATTTTGGGGCTATTTCTATGACATTTTGGGGTTGTTTCAAGGACATTTTCAGGCTATTTTTGGgcattttggggcagtttttggggttATTTCAAGGACATTTTCAGGCTATTTTCGGGGTGTTTTTGGGGCGGTTTCGGGGGTTTTTGGGCACCTGGATCTCGTTGAAGGCCAGCAGAACGGCAAAGCTCGTCAGGTGATTTCGGGgtatttttggggcagtttttggggttatttcagggacattttggggctATTTCTAGGACACTTTGGGGCTATTTCTAGGACATTTTGGGGTTATTTCTAGGATATTTTCAGGCtatttttggggcattttgggcaatttttggggtgatttcaaGGACATTTTGGGGCTATTTCTAGGACATTTTGGGGTTGTTTCAAGGACATTTTCAGGCTATTTTTGGGGCGTTTTGggggcagtttttggggttATTTCAAGGATATTTTCAGGCTATTTTCAGGCTATTTTCGGGGTGTTTTTGGGGCGGTTTCGGGGGTTTTTGGGCACCTGGATCTCGTTGAAGGCCAGCAGAACGGCAAAGCTCGTCTGGTGATTTCGGGgtatttttggggcagtttttgttgttatttcaaggatattttggggttatttcaaggatattttggggtgatttcaaggacattttggggttatttcaaggacattttcagactatttttggggtgtttttggggtgatttttggggcgGTTTCGGGGGTTTTTGGGCACCTGGATCTCGTTGAAGGCCAGCAGAACGGCAAAGCTCGTCAGGTGATTTCGGGgtatttttggggcagtttttggggttATTTCAAGGATATTTTGGGGCTATTTCAAGGATATTTTGGGGGTGATTTCAAGGACATTTTGGGCTTATTTCAAGGACATTTTCAGGctatttttggggtgtttttggggtgatttttggggcgGTTTCAGGGGTTTTTGGGCACCTGGATCTCGTTGAAGGCCAGCAGAACGGCAAAGCTCGTCAGGCGATTTCAGGGTATTTTTGGGgcaatttttggggttatttcagggacattttggaGTTATTTCAAGGATATTTTCAGGCtatttttggggcattttggggcagtttttggggtgatttcaaGGACATTTTGGGGCTATTTCTAGGACATTTTGGGGTTGTTTCAAGGACATTTTCAGGCtatttttggggcattttgggggcagtttttggggttatttcaaggacattttcaggctatttttggggtgtttttggggcgGTTTCGGGGGTTTTTGGGCACCTGGATCTCGTTGAAGGCCAGCAGAACGGCAAAGCTCGTCAGGTGGTCGCAGGCGCAGACGGTGCCGGGGGGGTCCCCCGGGGGGGGGGTCCCGTTTTTGGGGGGCACCTCCCGACACCCCCCCGTGTCCCAGCGCCCCTCCCGGGGGGTTTCCAGAAGGCGCAGAGGACCCTCCCCCCCAatttggggtcctggggtgggggggggggggcaaaGAGAGGGGGTCAGGGGGGTCCCCACCCCTTTTTTGGGGTCCACGaaccccccaagcccccctccCCTTTTAGGGTCCCAATTTGGGTCCCCCACCCCAATTTTGGAtccccctccccattttcagcCCTTCCACCCCCATTTTTTCGGGGTTCCCTCCCACGTTTCTTGGGGTCCCCAGCCTGTTTTTTGggatccccccccccccttttagGTTCCCCACCccgttttttggggtccccaccCCATTTTTTGGAGTCCCCCTCCTTTTTTGGGCTCCCTATCCCCGTTTTCAGCACCCCCACCCCcatttttttggggtccccaccCCATTTTTTGGAGTCCCCCTCCTTTTTTGGGCTCCCTAACCCCCGTTTTCAGCACCCCcacccccatttttgggggtcctcAGCCcgatttttggggtgcccaccCCATTTTTTTGGGATCCCCCCCCCACTTTTTGTGATTCCCCCCTGCTTCTTGAGGTTCCtcccccattttttgggattctccgcccgtttttggggtccctaACACAACTTTCAACGCCCCCACCCCCCATTTTTTAGGGTCCCCCACCCCATTTTTGGGagatttcccccatttttttttggattccccccattttttttttggcattccccccccattttttgggggcatttcccccccccattttttgggattcccccattttttggcattccccccttttttttttgattcccccccatttttttttggattttcccccccattttttggcattcccccctttttttttgggattccccccattttttttggattccccccatttttttttggcattcccccccatttttttcggcatcccccccattttttggcattcccccccatttttttttttattcccccccatttttttttattccccccattttttttgcattcccccccatttttttcggcattcccccccattttttttggcattcctccccatttttttttggcattcccccccatttttttttttattcccccccatttttttcgGCATTCCCCCCGCGTTTTTTGGcattccccctcccctcccccatgTTTTCGGGGTCCCCCCGCCGTGTTTCGGGGCGCACTGACCGGGGGCGGGTGCCGGAAGCTCAGGGTGGCCGCGGGGGTGGCGCGGGGCCCCTCGCGGGCGACGAAGGCGGTGGCCACGGTGGCCACGGGCGACAGGACCCGGTAGGAGGGGAAggcgcggccccggcgggggcggggcagggacccccacccccccccagcGCACGGGGGGAGCCCCCTCGAGAGCCTCGGGGAGCCCCCCCAGGGTCAGCAGGACcaccagggacagccctggggtggggaggaggggggggaCACGTGGAATGAGCCAAAATCCACGGAAAtgaacccaaaatcccccccaaaaatgaccccaaaatgtccacgaaatgaccccaaaatcccccaaaaatgaccccaaaaatgaccccaaaatccccccagggtCAGCAGGACcaccagggacagccctggggtggggagggggggggacACGTGGAATGAGCCAAAATCCACGGAAAtgaacccaaaatcccccccaaaaaatgaccccaaaatgaccccaaaatgtccacgaaatgaccccaaaatccccccagtgtccccagtgccattcccagtgttcccagtgtcccccagtgtccccccggtgtccccagtgtccccccccacactgtccccccagtccccccagtgtccccagtgccacccccagtgtcccagtgccattcccagtgtccccagtatcacccccagtgtccccccagtgtccccagtgccattcccagtgccatccccagtgtccccccggtgtccccgccccggtgtccccagtgtccccagtgccatccccagtgtccccctgatgtccccgcccggtgtccccagtgtccccagtgccattccccgtgtccccccggtgtccccgcccggtgtccccggtgtcccctgcccCCGTACCGCTGTCCTGGTCCAGGGCCACCTCGGGGGGGACCTCGAGCGTCACCGCGGGGACCTCCAGGGTGACGGGGCCGGGGGGGACACCCCGGGACACGGCcagggacagcgctggggacagggacagggacagggtcacctctgtgccacccccggggacagggacagggtcagggacagcgctggggacagggacagggacagggacagggacagggacagggacagggacagggtcagggtcacctctgtgccaccccccggggacagggacagcacaggggacacggccagggacagggacagggacagcgctggggacagggacagggacagggacagggacagggacagggtcagggacagggtcacctgtgtgccacccctggggacagggacagggacagggacagggacagggacagcgctggggacagggacagggacagggacagggacagggacagggtcagggtcacctctgtgccacccccggggacagggacacggccagggacagcgctggggacagggacagggacagggtcacctctgtgccacccctggggacagggacagggacaggggacagggacagggacagggtcagggacagcgctggggacagggacagggacagggacagggtcacctctgtgccacccctggggacagggacagggacagggtcaccTTTGTGCcacccccagggacagggacagcacaggggacacggccagggacaacgctggggacagggacagggacagggacagggacagggtcagggtcaCCTCTGTGCCaaccctggggacagggacagggacagggacagggacagggacagggtcagggacagggtcagggtcacctctgtgccacccctgggtacagggacagcacaggggacagggacagggacagggtcaggaacagcgctggggacagggacagggacaggggtcacctctgtgccacccccggggacagggacagggacagggacagggacagggacagggtcacctctgtgccacccccggggacagggacacgaccagggacagggacagcacaggggacacGGCCAGGGACACGGCcagggacagcgctggggacagggacagggacagggacagggtcacctctgtgccacccctggggacagggacagggacagggacagggtcagggtcagggtcacctctgtgccacccctggggacagggacagggacagggacagggtcagggtcagggtcacctctgtgccacccctggggacagggacagggacagggtcagggtcagggtcagggacagggacagggacagggtcacctctgtgccacccccggggacagggacagggacagggacagggtcacctctgtgccacccctggggacagggacagggacagggacagggacagggtcagggacagggtcagggacagggtcagggtcagggtcagggtcagggacagggacagggtcagggtcacctctgtgccacccctggggacagggacagggacagggacagggacagggacagggtcagggtcagggtcagggtcagggacagggacagggacagggtcacctctgtgccacccccggggacagggacagggtggggacagtgccacccctggggtgggggacagggacagggccacccttggggacacagggccGGTGTCacccctgggatggggacacggggaagGGACAGGAAGgtggcagaggggacacaggtgacactgaggtgacacccaggtgacattgaggtgtgacaggtgacacaggtgatactcaggtgacacaggtgacattgaggtgtgacaggtgacaggtgacacaggtgacactcaggtgtgACACAGATGACACTcaagtgacacaggtgacacccaggtgtgacaagtgacaggtgtgacacaggtgacattgaggtgtgacaggtgacactcaggtgacacaggtgacactcaggtgacacaggtgacactgaggtgtgacacaggtgacactcaggtgtgATACCGCTGACATTGAGGTGTGacaagtgacacaggtgacactgaggtgtgacacaggtgacattGAGGTGTGacaagtgacacaggtgacactcaggtgacacaggtgacactgaggtgtgacaggtgacactcaggtgtgacacaggtgacattGAGGTGTGacaagtgacacaggtgacactggggtgatacaggtgacaggtgtgacacaggtgacaggtgacactgggggtgacacaggtgacactggggtgatACAGGTGACATtgaggtgtgacacaggtgacactcaggtgtgATACCGCTGACATTGAGGTGTGacaagtgacacaggtgacactcaggtgacacaggtgacattgaggtgtgacaggtgacactcaggtgtgacacaggttacactcaggtgacacaggtgacactcaggcGTTACCTGTGCGGGGTGTGGCGACACAGGTGACGTTCCCGGGTGTCCCcgaggtgacacaggtgacgtTCCCCGGTGTCGTTGTCCCcaaggtgacacaggtgacgtTCCCCGGTGTCGTTGTCCCcgaggtggcacaggtgacgttcccgggtgtcccccaggtggcacaggtgacgTTCCCCGGTGttggtgtcccccaggtgacacaggtgacgttccccggtgtccccgaggtgacacaggtgacgtTCCCGGGTGTCCCcgaggtgacacaggtgacattcccaggtgtccccgaggtggcacaggtgacgttcccccggtgtccccgaggtgacacaggtgacgtTCCGGGGTGTCGGTGTCCCcgaggtggcacaggtgacgTTCCCCGGTGTCGGTGtcccccaggtgacacaggtgacgtTCCCCGGTGGCAgccgcgcccccgccccccCGGGCCAGCCCCTCCCCCGCCGCCAGCAGCGCCGAGAGGCGGCGGTGCCGCgcggggggaggggcggcggccggggacccccccagcGCCCCCCCCCAGCGccgccagcagctcctggggggaccccaaaatcagagACCCCGAAATGCCCCCAAAAACTGCCCCGaaataccccaaaaaaccccaaaataccccaaaaatatcccaaaaactgccccaaaaactgtccccaaaataccccaaaatcagAGACCCCGAAATGCCCCCAAAAACTGCCCCGaaaccgccccaaaaacccccaaaataccccaaaaatatcccaaaaactgccccaaaaatatcccaaaaactgccccaaaaataccccaaaaactgcccccaaaaatatcccaaaaaatcccaaaaatacccccaaaaactgccccaaaatacccaaaaaaccgccccaaaaataccccaaaatcagAGACCCCGAAATGCCCCCAAAAACTGCCCCGaaattccccaaaaaccccaaaataccccaaaaatatcccaaaaactgccccaaaaataccccaaaaactgTCCCAAAATACCCCgaaaaccgccccaaaaaccccaaaaataacccaaaaactgccccaaaaataccccaaaaaccgtcccaaaaaccccaaaactgccccaaaaataccccaaaatacgtcccaaaaaccccaaaataccctGAAAACCgcccaaaaaataccccaaaataccccaaaaactgccccaaaaatatcccaaaataccccaaaaactgcccccaaaataccccaaaaactgccccaaaacaccccaaaaactgccccaaaacaccccaaaaactgccccaaaaataccctaaaataccccaaaataccccaaaaataccccaaaaactgccccaaaaataccctaaaataccccaaaaacaacccaaaaactgccccaaaaaccccaaaaaacgc includes these proteins:
- the LOC137466071 gene encoding collagen alpha-2(I) chain-like, with product MEGGCDLGETLARISGELRGGRDPRSVLQELLAALGGGAGGVPGRRPSPRAAPPPLGAAGGGGGAGPGGRGRGCHRGTSPVSPGGHRHRGTSPVPPRGHRHPGTSPVSPRGHRGNVTCATSGTPGNVTCVTSGTPGNVTCVTSGTPGNVTCVTWGTPTPGNVTCATWGTPGNVTCATSGTTTPGNVTCVTLGTTTPGNVTCVTSGTPGNVTCVATPRTALSLAVSRGVPPGPVTLEVPAVTLEVPPEVALDQDSGLSLVVLLTLGGLPEALEGAPPVRWGGVGVPAPPPPGPRLPLLPGPVARGHRGHRLRRPRGAPRHPRGHPELPAPAPGPQIGGEGPLRLLETPREGRWDTGGCREVPPKNGTPPPGDPPGTVCACDHLTSFAVLLAFNEIQDHWLLDLVTQVALAVSLVALVAQGVSLVAPGVSLVAQGVSPVVSLLSPGVSLSPPQDHWLLDLVTQVALAVLVVALVAQGVSLVVSPVPPGVSLSPSQDHWLLDLVTQVALAVSVVALVAQGVSLVAQGVSPVVSLLSPG